Proteins encoded by one window of Geobacter sp. DSM 9736:
- a CDS encoding N-acetyl sugar amidotransferase has protein sequence MNARNQLTREYRICSRCVMDTSDRGILFDENGVCNHCHNYEIISKRVLLPPEIAQEKLLQIIEKIKRDGEKQEYDCIIGLSGGIDSSYLALQAKNFGLRPLAVHFDNGWNSEISVKNIENIVKKLGFDLFTYVIDWEEFKDLQRSFFKASVVDIELLTDNAIFTSLYKLARQHKIKYSLEGHNIVTESIMGKDWNYWKFDLKNIKAIQKEFGTLKIKSFPTMGPWKRLFLQVMKIIEPVYILNFLEYDKKKAMETLEKELEWKYYGGKHYESVFTKFYQAYVLPTKFGIDKRRAHLSNLICSGQLTREEAVVELEREIYPQDELRKDKEYVVKKLGFSEEEFDDIMQQSPKSHMDYPNDWESYHRIVDSIKNLKCSVRRR, from the coding sequence ATGAACGCGAGGAATCAATTGACCAGGGAATACAGAATTTGCAGCAGATGCGTAATGGACACCTCCGACCGCGGGATTTTGTTTGACGAAAACGGTGTCTGCAACCATTGCCACAATTATGAGATTATCTCGAAGAGGGTTCTTCTTCCTCCCGAGATCGCTCAGGAAAAACTGCTACAGATCATCGAGAAGATCAAGAGGGACGGAGAGAAACAGGAATACGACTGCATTATTGGCCTGAGCGGGGGGATCGACAGCTCATACCTTGCTCTGCAGGCTAAAAACTTTGGATTACGTCCCCTAGCGGTACACTTCGACAACGGATGGAACTCCGAAATCTCGGTAAAGAACATCGAGAACATCGTCAAGAAGCTCGGCTTCGACCTTTTCACCTATGTCATCGATTGGGAAGAATTCAAAGATCTGCAACGTTCTTTTTTCAAGGCATCAGTAGTCGACATAGAACTTCTGACCGACAATGCGATATTCACTTCACTATATAAGCTTGCTCGGCAGCATAAAATCAAGTATTCGCTTGAAGGCCACAACATAGTCACCGAATCGATAATGGGAAAGGATTGGAACTACTGGAAGTTCGATCTGAAAAATATCAAGGCCATTCAGAAAGAATTTGGCACGTTGAAAATAAAGAGCTTCCCCACAATGGGGCCATGGAAAAGGCTTTTTTTGCAAGTAATGAAAATAATAGAGCCTGTTTACATCCTCAACTTTCTGGAATATGACAAGAAGAAAGCAATGGAGACGCTTGAGAAGGAACTTGAATGGAAGTACTACGGTGGAAAGCACTACGAGTCGGTATTCACCAAGTTCTATCAGGCTTATGTTCTGCCGACAAAATTCGGCATCGATAAGCGCAGGGCCCATCTGTCCAATTTGATCTGTTCGGGGCAGCTGACCCGTGAAGAGGCCGTGGTTGAACTGGAGAGGGAAATTTACCCGCAGGATGAACTGAGAAAAGACAAGGAATACGTAGTTAAGAAACTTGGTTTCTCCGAAGAGGAATTCGACGACATCATGCAGCAGTCACCAAAGTCTCACATGGATTATCCGAATGACTGGGAAAGTTACCATAGAATAGTAGATTCGATAAAGAATCTTAAATGCAGTGTAAGGCGGCGGTAG